The window TCTCACAAACGAAATATGAAGAGGGTAATGTGTATGCAGATACTAGTCATAATTTGTGAAGGTTGAGAAATTATTTCTGATAGATCCTCGAAAACTATTGGAGAGTCCCCTTATACAATTCTGTCTTTCTATGAAAGTCTTAGAACACATACCTACACAACCACACACttgagcatagacacatgaaaagcAAGTCTCAACTACCTTACAACTTGAGCATAGTTCCAAAAGGTATTAAATTTGCAATTTCAATTCACATTGTTCATGAAAGAGTGTGGAATGAAGTaatcttgaaaaatcaaattttgcCACCCCCTATAATTAGATCTGTTTCTCTGGCTTTTGTCTCTAAGGATACCATTTGGGTTGATGGAAATAAAATAGCTTCAGAGACATGAcatcttttcatgatgtagaggATATTGAGAATGTCATTTAAAGTGTTATGGCCTATAattatacaacaataacaacaaactcgATGTAATCCAATAAGTGAGTTTTGAGGAGGGTAGTGCGAATACAGATCTTACTCCGACCTTATAAAGATAGAGATGTTATTTCCGATAGATTATCGGCTCAAGAAAAGTATAATCATAACagtaatgaaaaaaaatataatagtggagaagccatttaaaaaaaaaggaacttGATATTTTAAAAAGCCATGGCCTATAATTATAGTCACTTCATATTTGATACTTTGCCTTAATGATAACACCATATTCCAACATGGGGGCCAAAaggaaacaagaaaaatgaaaaaaaaaaaaaaaaaggacaaacATTATGTTAAAAATGTTCTTGCAGTTTCCTCAAAAGTAAGGTACAAACATTAAAAGCATTAGATACAAAAATCTTGAACTGATTCTCCACGCCACAACAAAGGCAAAAGAGGAAACTAATTATAAAGTAGTCAACTCAGCATACATAACTACATATCATAATTATAGCTCATAATAATTATATGTTTAGACATTTACAATATGGTTAATAATGGTCATCATCATCTCTTGAGGGGTCAGGTAGAGATGTGCTAAATAAAGATGTAtagtaagaaaaaagagaagaaaaaaaagaagcagACAATAAAGTAAGATCTTGATAGCAAATATTAGAAAAGACTAGGCAAGCATGCTAGTCAAGCAACTCGCTAAATAGTTACCAGATATGTTGTCGTACTCTTCAAAAATATTGTCACGCTTGTATCGGATTCTTTAAAAATGGAGGATCCAATATGGTTGCACACCTACAGTAACATATATATTTGAAAAGTCCGAACAATATAGGTTAAGAGTGAGTGAGAAAGGACAATGTCACTTACTTTTTTGGTGTAGAATGTCCATGGTAAAAAGGGACATGATTGGTTGAGTTTGAGTGTGTCGGGACGACGGCGACACATTTTCCGGTGAGTTTCCGGCCGTTCCGCCACCGCTAGACATCGACGAAAATTGTCGCATCCTCATGTGTACAACCTCAGCTTGTGCAATTGCCAATTGTGTTTGGAGATgatcaatttgttgttgcaaagaTGATATAGCTCCAACACAACCATAAACTGGATCCCTAACTCTAGCATTAGCTTCATACACCATTGAACTTACGGCATCGCCCCGTTGATGCTCCGGTAATTCCTGCAAAAACATTAAAAACAATTAGTCATAATATTTATATCAATTCAAGCAATTTGACTCTTTATTGCAAATTAAACTGACCATACATATCACTTAACCATTTATTTAATGTAAGGATTCAATGTTTTCGGCAATATACCATAGTTTGTCCATATAATGTTGTACAATCAACATCCATGGTAgaaacttaattaattattttattttgtattctcTTTTCTATTAATATGCCTCCCCAATCAAAAAGGGTAAGCTTAAGGAATTTTATAACATGTATGTTTTTCTCACAAGTTTGTGTTTggataattaatttgaaaaacacttttgaactaataattagtgtttgaccaagattttaaaaattatttctaagtatatttttctcaaaaattctcttcaaaaaagtaattttgggaagaagctactttttctTTGCTTCTCAAATAATGCCTCTGCTTCTACTTTTactcaaaagaattttttttttctgaaagtTTGGTCAAATACcttaattttgaaagaaaaaaatactttttaccCAAAAAAGTACTTCTGGCCGAcaaaaaaacttggccaaactgGCTATTAGTCAGAAATAACATGGATGGAACTTATTTTTTGCTTGGCATATATTTAATTTCTAGTTGCACCAAGTATTGTCATCACACTAGGGCCCCAAAACTTGATAAATAATATACGCAATAGCGATGTCATAATTACACCTAAAGAAATTTTGTTTAACCCCTCAAAGAAAAGAGTAAAGTAAAAACCTGAACTTTTAACATAGAATTTCTGTCTTTTAAGTGTGAACTCACCCTATTAAAGCGATGAAAAAACGCAAAGTGATCTAAGTACTTTTCTAAAATTACTTTGGAATAACAAATCTTTCTTTGACTATATTCTTATGCTTATGTACCACAAGAGAAAAATAAGACAAATGTTAAAAGACTGTTTACAAAGACtcacttttctttattcttcttccAATTTCTATCTCTTCTGTTCCTAATTAATTATTTGGAACACGTTCTTGACTTattttaacaaattaattaagttaaaataatataatgtatTAGACTCAAAGATGTGTCAAGACAGAGACAACGTCAAAAATTTCAGTAAATTTTTAGATTTAATATATctgtatataataaataaaatgaaaggCATGATGTTACCTAAATGTAATAAAAGTGGGGTCTTTGGATCCGGTGGCGAAGCTAGAAAATTTAATTAGGATATTCAAAGTCTATAaaatcaataacaagtaatagTTTACCCTATATACAGTATAAGTTTTCGACGGTGGATGTTCAGTTGACCAATTTTAGCCACACATAGCTTGTCTTTGTTTGGACCGTTTTCAGCCGTTATAGAGCCAATAATGgagaatattaaaatttaaaaaaatactgTTCCCgcaaataagagaaaagaaaaatatttacagTAATCTTATCGGTGTATTTTACTTTTATCACGTTAAAGTTTTTTGGGTCAAAATTTTCATACTAGTAGTCATACTTGGGGTGTGATATAACGTTAAATTGGGTTCTCAAATGCAAAACAAACAAATCTTTGTGGGTCAGAAATCCATTTTTTCATAAATATAAAGGGGATACTCAACGTGTTAATAAAGAATGGCCCACTTAAAATAAGGAAGATACAAAATTAGAGGTAAATCATGCCAAAAATCATGATATTAAAAGCGAAATGACGAGAGTTAGCATTTGAAATAGTGTTCTatgataaaatgccaaaaagtTATGCAATTAACGTGCTGTGTAAATTTAGACTAGCCAATTCATATAATCATAAGTTTTATAATAAACTTTAGGTGAGTCTCTATTACTAGAAAactgaaaaacaaaataaataatatgcTATCACAGATAAAACTTCATAAATATTTTAAACATATTTTTATACTGGTGCACATAAATACAAATCTATAAAAAATGGCCTTCTTTTAGCAGTTGACACTTTGTcctaaaatctaagttatatttcGTACTTAGATTTTTTATAAATACATTTTTCCGTACAATACTAACAATAACTATATCTCACTTCCAATAACGACATTCTTTAATAAGCAAGGTAAAATGCATGAATAGGCTTTTAGacattattaaaaataaataaaaaaagagcaTCCCCGTTTACTTAAGGTCTCGGAAAAATGTCACATTTTAAGATGGTGTAATATAGGCAGTATACTCTAATAAATTAGCTAGTTTCATGGTACGAACCCGTAACCAATATATAGGTCAAAAGAAACAATGTAACTTTATCGTTGTTCCAAGGTTTCCATCCTTAATTAGCCATGATGCAGGaaggaaattaaattaaaattattcgCATATAGTTTCGGGGAAGGACAGCATTCCAAGGAGGTGTAATGTAGACAGTCTATCCTGATACAATCACTAGCTAGTTTCGTGACACGAACCTGTAACCTATATATAAGTCAAACGAAACAATGTCAACTTTATCGTTGTTCCAATGCTCCCCTTCGCTTAATTAGACATAATGCaggaaggaataaaataaaattaaaattgctAGAATTGGCTCTCTTACCTGAAGCATCTTGTTGACATTGCTAGCACCAAAAACTTTATGCACACTAGCAAATTTCTGTGGCTCATCAGCTGGAAAATAAGGTGCAAAAACACAATCTTGTGCACATCTCCTCCTTAGCAATTTACAAGCTGCACAAGGAGAAGCTGCACTTTGTTTTCTACCACTCTCcttcattttccaaaactcttttaaCTTTACTCAAACTACTTCAGATATTTGACTAGTTATAtataattgagtattttctttCTTAGCTTCATTCACACAAAAGTTTAACTACCTTAAAATGTTTTATACTAACTGCCACTGTCAGTTTTTGCAGGTTTTGTATCTGAAAAGTGTAGTGAGAAATGGAagcaaattacttaaaataaagAAGAGTAAAGGGAAAGAAGGtttaaaaaagggaaaattggtTGAAGGGAGTGATGGAGGTTAGAGTTTGGATGTTATATAGAAAAGTTTAGGTTGCAGAAAATCTTTTGTAGGACCTACTAAGAAAAGCTTTTAGATTTGTGGTATTAAAAATCATCTTATATGtcatttggatttttttttccaCATACCTTTGTTTTATAGTACTACTAAAGATGAAGGTGAGTTTCTTATTATTAAGAATATACTTAGGGGTTGTTTGATATGGTGAAAgaggaaaaataatatatttattaggTTTGGTATTATTAGTCTTTTGTTTGGTACATTTTTTCAACCTATGTATaattaatacttgtattagttatacatcatacttggtattatcctataTATAAGTAATGCATGGATAGGCATATATAAAGACAGAACTGCccttttaaaatctttaatacatcaaaccaaacagcCGATAAGAAATAAtcccagcattactaatacactatATATATTCAGTATTATTTTTATACGtcctaccaaacgacctcttAACGACTTGGAATGAACCTTgattattttccatttttattttcttaagatTTTGAGTAAAAACATTGAGTAATAAATAATTATGCTCATATGGCGGGTAGAAAAAAAACACATAGTTTGGGGAAGAAATTATTTATCAGGTCACAAAAAGTTATCTACAAGTAGCCGATCTTCCTAGAAGCTGGATTTGTAATCTTGAAGATAAAGTAATCATTttgatataaaaaataaatacgtTTTAATCAGGAAAGAAAAATTCACCGTCTGTATGTAATTTGAATTATTTAGAAAATCTTATGATGGCGACAAAATTCCATGCCTCATGCCCTCGCCATACTTTTCCAcctagggtgtgtttggtataacggaaaatgttttccaagaaaatgttttcttggaaaacaagtagtaatcttattcatcaTTTTTCGATGTTTGATAcgtaaattaaggaaaataatttctcaaaagtattcataaattataatttagatacaataaacatgaagccataaactttcgaaccaacaaccttctgaacctacaaatttcataaacttctgaaccgctaaactttcgaacccgtaaactctataatttctaaatccgcaaacttccaaacacataaacctctgaactcataactttggaactcgtaaaatttcgaacctgtaaactgaaaaaaaaaaaaagaactgaaaatatataaaaaaaaataaaaatacaaaaaaagtttaaaaaaaatgcgCTGGGGTGGAGTGGGGTAGGTggtgcagaaaaatgaaaaaatagaaaattgaagTTGGAGGGGTTGGGGTTAGATGTGAGAGTAGGTAGAgcttttggaaaatgttttcctaactttttcttttaatttcagaAAAATGTAATAtctaggaaaacattttccaaactATTTTACCTTTTATGCATAGGTGTataatgaaaaaatatttttcgacataccaaacacacccctaaTTTTCTTCTATTAGTAATTTATCATATTTACATATTATTAAAGGTGTTATCTTGTTTATATAAGTGCTAAGGGTTTGAATTAAGGTGTAAATTAAATTAAAGATGAACGTCTTATTAGTAGCTTGCATGAATAATCAAATGATGTTCACAAGCTATAGCTAGAAAAACTTAGATGCTCATATCTGTATTAGTCAAGGAATGAACAATATTAGTTCAGTGAATCGATCTGGATTAGTaaagaaacaaaatttgattATTCTTCTCTTGTCCTTGTTGCTTTCACAATTACGAAATGAGAATTCTAGAATcgataaatataaataaatagaGTAGTGAAGAGGGAAATGAATACTGCGAAAGATAGT is drawn from Nicotiana tabacum cultivar K326 chromosome 9, ASM71507v2, whole genome shotgun sequence and contains these coding sequences:
- the LOC107796066 gene encoding LOB domain-containing protein 4-like → MKESGRKQSAASPCAACKLLRRRCAQDCVFAPYFPADEPQKFASVHKVFGASNVNKMLQELPEHQRGDAVSSMVYEANARVRDPVYGCVGAISSLQQQIDHLQTQLAIAQAEVVHMRMRQFSSMSSGGGTAGNSPENVSPSSRHTQTQPIMSLFTMDILHQKSK